The Bos javanicus breed banteng chromosome 21, ARS-OSU_banteng_1.0, whole genome shotgun sequence genome includes a region encoding these proteins:
- the ACAN gene encoding aggrecan core protein isoform X1 — MTTLLLVFVTLRVITAAISVEVSGFSRQEYWSGLPHTPSEDLPDPGTEPESLMSPASAEPDNSLSVSIPEPSPLRVLLGSSLTIPCYFIDPMHPVTTAPSTAPLAPRIKWSRISKEKEVVLLVATEGRVRVNSAYQDKVTLPNYPAIPSDATLEIQNMRSNDSGIYRCEVMHGIEDSQATLEVVVKGIVFHYRAISTRYTLDFDRAQRACLQNSAIIATPEQLQAAYEDGFHQCDAGWLADQTVRYPIHTPREGCYGDKDEFPGVRTYGIRDTNETYDVYCFAEEMEGEVFYATSPEKFTFQEAVNECRRLGARLATTGQLYLAWQGGMDMCSAGWLADRSVRYPISKARPNCGGNLLGVRTVYLHANQTGYPDPSSRYDAICYTGEDFVDIPESFFGVGGEEDITIQTVTWPDVELPLPRNITEGEARGSVILTAKPDFEVSPTAPEPEEPFTFVPEVRATAFPEVENRTEEATRPWAFPRESTPGLGAPTAFTSEDLVVQVTLAPGAAEVPGQPRLPGGVVFHYRPGSSRYSLTFEEAKQACLRTGAIIASPEQLQAAYEAGYEQCDAGWLQDQTVRYPIVSPRTPCVGDKDSSPGVRTYGVRPPSETYDVYCYVDRLEGEVFFATRLEQFTFWEAQEFCESQNATLATTGQLYAAWSRGLDKCYAGWLADGSLRYPIVTPRPACGGDKPGVRTVYLYPNQTGLLDPLSRHHAFCFRGVSAAPSPEEEEGSAPTAGPDVEEWMVTQVGPGVAAVPVGEETTAIPGFTVEPENKTEWELAYTPAGTLPLPGIPPTWPPTGEATEEHTEGPSATEVPSASEKPFPSEEPFPPEEPFPSEKPFPPEELFPSEKPFPSEKPFPSEEPFPSEKPFPPEELFPSEKPIPSEEPFPSEEPFPSEKPFPPEEPFPSEKPIPSEEPFPSEKPFPSEEPFPSEEPSTLSAPVPSRTELPSSGEVSGVPEISGDFTGSGEISGHLDFSGQPSGESASGLPSEDLDSSGLTSTVGSGLPVESGLPSGEEERITWTSAPKVDRLPSGGEGPEVSGVEDISGLPSGGEVHLEISASGVEDISGLPSGGEVHLEISASGVEDLSRIPSGEGPEISASGVEHISGLPSGEEGHLEISASGVEDLSGIPSGEGPEVSASGVEDLSGLPSGEGPEVSASGVEDLSRLPSGEGPEVSASGVEDLSGLPSGEGPEVSVSGVEDLIRLPSGEGPEVSASGVEDLSRLPSGEGPEISVSGVEDISRLPSGEGPEVSASGVEDLSVLPSGEGHLEISTSGVEDLSVLPSGEGHLEISASGVEDISRLPSGEGPEVSASGVEDLSVLPSGEDHLEISASGVEDISRLPSGEGPEVSASGVEDLSVLPSGEGHLEISASGVEDLSRLPSGGEDHLETSASGVGDLSGLPSGREGLEISASGAGDLSGLTSGKEDLTGSASGALDLGRIPSVTLGSGQAPEASGLPSGFSGEYSGVDLESGPSSGLPDFSGLPSGFPTVSLVDTTLVEVVTATTAGELEGRGTIDISGAGETSGLPFSELDISGGASGLSSGAELSGQASGSPDISGETSGLFGVSGQPSGFPDISGETSGLLEVSGQPSGFYGEISGVTELSGLASGQPEISGEASGILSGLGPPFGITDLSGEAPGIPDLSGQISGLPEFSGTTSGIPDLVSSAVSGSGESSGITFVDTSLVEVTPTTFKEEEGLGSVELSGLPSGEVGVSGTSGLADVSGLSSGAIDSSGFTSQPPEFSGLPSGITEVSGEASRAESGSSLPSGAYDSSGLPSGFPTVSFVDRTLVESVTQAPTAQEAGEGPSGILELSGAPSGAPDMSGDHLGSLDQSGLQSGLVEPSGEPASTPYFSGDFSGTTDVSGESSAATSTSGEASGLPEVTLITSELVEGVTEPTVSQELGQRPPVTYTPQLFESSGEASASGDVPRFPGSGVEVSSVPESSGETSAYPEAEVGASAAPEASGGASGSPNLSETTSTFHEADLEGTSGLGVSGSPSAFPEGPTEGLATPEVSGESTTAFDVSVEASGSPSATPLASGDRTDTSGDLSGHTSGLDIVISTTIPESEWTQQTQRPAEARLEIESSSPVHSGEESQTADTATSPTDASIPASAGGTDDSEATTTDIDECLSSPCLNGATCVDAIDSFTCLCLPSYQGDVCEIDQKLCEEGWTKFQGHCYRHFPDRATWVDAESQCRKQQSHLSSIVTPEEQEFVNNNAQDYQWIGLNDKTIEGDFRWSDGHSLQFENWRPNQPDNFFATGEDCVVMIWHEKGEWNDVPCNYQLPFTCKKGTVACGEPPVVEHARIFGQKKDRYEINALVRYQCTEGFIQRHVPTIRCQPSGHWEEPRITCTDPATYKRRLQKRSSRPLRRSHPSTAH, encoded by the exons ATGACCACTTTACTCTTGGTGTTTGTGACTCTGAGGGTCATCACAGCAGCCATCTCAGTAGAAGTTTCAG gattctctaggcaagaatactggagtggattgccacacacgccttcagaggatcttcctgacccagggactgaacctgagtctcttatgtctcctgcatcagcag AACCTGACAACTCGCTGAGTGTCAGCATCCCTGAACCGTCCCCGCTGCGGGTCCTCCTGGGGAGCTCCCTCACCATCCCCTGCTACTTCATCGACCCCATGCACCCCGTGACCACCGCCCCCTCCACCGCCCCCCTTGCCCCAAGAATCAAGTGGAGCCGCATTtccaaggagaaggaggtggtgcTGCTGGTGGCCACTGAAGGGCGGGTGCGGGTCAACAGCGCCTACCAAGACAAGGTCACGCTGCCCAACTACCCCGCCATCCCCAGCGACGCCACCCTGGAAATCCAGAACATGCGCTCCAATGACTCCGGGATCTATCGCTGCGAGGTGATGCACGGCATCGAGGACAGCCAGGCCACCCTAGAGGTCGTGGTAAAAG GCATCGTGTTCCATTACAGAGCCATCTCCACGCGCTACACCCTGGACTTTGACAGGGCGCAGCGGGCCTGCCTGCAGAACAGCGCCATCATCGCCACGCCCGAGCAGCTGCAGGCCGCCTATGAGGACGGCTTCCACCAGTGCGACGCCGGCTGGCTGGCCGATCAGACTGTGAG GTATCCCATCCACACGCCGAGGGAAGGTTGCTATGGAGACAAGGACGAGTTTCCCGGCGTGAGAACCTACGGCATCCGGGACACCAACGAAACCTATGACGTGTACTGCTTCGCGGAGGAGATGGAGG GCGAGGTCTTCTATGCAACATCCCCGGAGAAGTTCACCTTCCAAGAGGCAGTCAACGAGTGCCGGCGGCTGGGCGCCCGGCTGGCCACCACGGGCCAACTCTACCTGGCCTGGCAGGGTGGCATGGACATGTGCAGCGCCGGCTGGCTGGCTGACCGCAGCGTGCGATACCCCATCTCCAAGGCCCGGCCTAACTGCGGGGGCAACCTCCTGGGAGTGAGGACCGTCTACCTGCACGCCAACCAGACGGGCTACCCTGACCCTTCATCCCGCTATGACGCCATCTGCTACACAG gtgAAGACTTTGTGGACATCCCAGAAAGCTTTTTCGGGGTGGGCGGTGAGGAGGACATCACCATCCAGACGGTGACCTGGCCTGACGTGGAGCTGCCCCTGCCCCGAAATATCACTGAGGGTGAAGCCCGAGGCAGCGTGATCCTCACGGCAAAGCCCGACTTTGAAGTCTCCCCCACCGCCCCGGAACCCGAGGAGCCTTTCACGTTTGTCCCTGAAGTAAGGGCCACTGCATTCCCCGAAGTAGAGAACAGGACTGAAGAGGCCACCCGGCCCTGGGCCTTTCCCAGAGAGTCCACCCCCGGCCTGGGAGCCCCCACGGCCTTCACCAGCGAGGACCTCGTCGTGCAGGTGACCTTAGCCCCAGGTGCGGCTGAGGTCCCTGGGCAGCCACGACTGCCAGGGG gagtCGTGTTCCACTACCGCCCGGGCTCCTCCCGCTACTCGCTGACCTTTGAGGAGGCCAAGCAGGCCTGCCTGCGCACCGGGGCCATCATCGCCTCGCCCGAGCAGCTCCAGGCCGCCTATGAAGCAGGCTACGAGCAGTGTGACGCCGGCTGGCTGCAGGACCAGACAGTCAG ATACCCCATTGTGAGCCCGCGGACCCCCTGTGTGGGTGACAAGGACAGCAGCCCGGGGGTCCGGACCTACGGCGTGCGGCCACCATCAGAAACCTACGATGTCTACTGCTACGTGGACAGACTCGAGG GGGAGGTGTTCTTCGCCACACGCCTGGAGCAGTTCACCTTCTGGGAAGCTCAGGAGTTCTGTGAATCCCAAAACGCCACTCTGGCCACCACAGGCCAGCTCTACGCTGCCTGGAGCCGTGGTCTGGACAAGTGCTACGCCGGCTGGCTGGCTGACGGCAGCCTCCGCTACCCCATCGTCACCCCAAGGCCCGCCTGTGGCGGGGACAAACCGGGCGTGAGAACCGTCTACCTCTACCCCAACCAGACGGGCCTCCTGGATCCGCTGTCCCGGCACCACGCCTTCTGCTTCCGAG GTGTTTCAGCGGCACCCTCTCCAGAAGAAGAGGAGGGTAGTGCACCCACAGCAGGCCCTGACGTGGAGGAGTGGATGGTGACACAAGTGGGGCCTGGCGTGGCTGCTGTCCCCGTCGGGGAGGAGACGACTGCAATCCCAGGCTTCACCGTTGAGCCAGAAAACAAGACAGAATGGGAACTTGCCTACACCCCAGCGGGCACTTTGCCACTACCAG gGATCCCTCCTACATGGCCTCCCACTGGAGAAGCAACAGAGGAGCACACAGAAGGCCCTTCTGCAACGGAAGTGCCCTCAGCCTCAGAGAAGCCGTTCCCTTCAGAGGAACCATTCCCCCCAGAGGAACCATTCCCCTCAGAGAAACCATTCCCCCCAGAGGAACTGTTCCCCTCAGAGAAGCCATTCCCCTCAGAAAAGCCGTTCCCCTCAGAGGAACCGTTCCCCTCAGAAAAACCATTCCCCCCAGAGGAACTGTTCCCCTCTGAGAAGCCAATCCCCTCAGAGGAGCCATTCCCCTCAGAGGAGCCATTCCCCTCAGAGAAGCCATTCCCCCCAGAGGAACCATTCCCCTCAGAGAAACCAATCCCCTCAGAGGAGCCTTTCCCCTCAGAGAAGCCATTCCCTTCAGAGGAGCCATTCCCTTCAGAGGAGCCATCCACACTTTCAGCCCCAGTGCCCAGCAGGACTGAGCTGCCAAGCTCTGGGGAGGTGTCTGGGGTGCCCGAAATCAGTGGTGACTTCACAGGCAGTGGAGAAATTTCAGGACACCTAGACTTCAGTGGGCAGCCCTCAGGGGAAAGTGCAAGTGGACTGCCCTCTGAAGACCTTGACTCCAGTGGGCTCACCTCTACAGTGGGCTCAGGCCTGCCTGTGGAAAGTGGACTGCCTTcaggggaagaagagagaattACATGGACCAGTGCTCCTAAAGTTGACAGGTTGCCCTCTGGGGGTGAGGGCCCAGAAGTTTCTGGAGTAGAGGATATCAGTGGACTTCCTTCTGGAGGAGAGGTTCATCTAGAGATCTCTGCCTCTGGAGTAGAGGACATCAGTGGACTTCCTTCTGGAGGAGAGGTTCATCTAGAGATCTCTGCCTCTGGAGTAGAGGACCTAAGTAGAATTCCTTCTGGAGAAGGTCCAGAAATCTCTGCCTCTGGAGTAGAGCACATCAGTGGACTTCCTTCTGGAGAGGAAGGTCATCTAGAGATCTCTGCCTCTGGAGTAGAAGACCTCAGTGGAATTCCTTCTGGAGAAGGTCCAGAAGTCTCTGCTTCTGGGGTAGAGGACCTTAGTGGACTTCCTTCTGGAGAAGGTCCAGAAGTCTCTGCTTCTGGAGTAGAGGACCTCAGTAGACTTCCTTCTGGAGAAGGTCCAGAAGTCTCTGCTTCTGGGGTAGAGGACCTTAGTGGACTTCCTTCTGGAGAAGGTCCAGAAGTCTCTGTTTCTGGAGTAGAGGATCTCATCAGACTTCCTTCTGGAGAAGGTCCAGAAGTCTCTGCTTCTGGAGTAGAGGACCTCAGTAGACTTCCTTCTGGAGAAGGTCCAGAAATCTCTGTGTCTGGAGTAGAGGACATCAGTAGACTTCCTTCTGGAGAAGGTCCAGAAGTCTCTGCCTCTGGAGTAGAGGACCTCAGTGTTCTTCCTTCTGGAGAAGGTCATCTAGAGATCTCTACCTCTGGAGTAGAGGACCTCAGTGTTCTTCCTTCTGGTGAAGGTCATCTAGAGATCTCTGCCTCTGGAGTAGAGGACATCAGTAGACTTCCTTCTGGAGAAGGTCCAGAAGTCTCTGCCTCTGGAGTAGAGGACCTCAGTGTTCTTCCTTCTGGAGAAGATCATCTAGAGATCTCTGCCTCTGGAGTAGAGGACATCAGTAGACTTCCTTCTGGAGAAGGTCCAGAAGTCTCTGCCTCTGGAGTAGAGGACCTCAGTGTTCTTCCTTCTGGAGAAGGTCATCTAGAGATCTCTGCCTCTGGAGTAGAGGACCTCAGTAGACTTCCTTCTGGAGGAGAGGATCATCTAGAGACTTCTGCTTCTGGAGTAGGGGACCTTAGTGGACTTCCTTCTGGAAGGGAAGGTCTGGAGATCTCTGCTTCTGGAGCTGGGGATCTTAGTGGGTTGACTTCTGGAAAAGAAGACTTGACTGGGTCAGCTTCTGGAGCCTTGGACCTTGGCAGAATACCTTCTGTAACTCTAGGAAGTGGGCAAGCTCCAGAAGCAAGTGGTCTTCCTTCTGGATTTAGTGGTGAGTATTCTGGGGTGGACCTTGAAAGTGGCCCATCCTCTGGCCTTCCTGATTTCAGTGGACTTCCATCTGGGTTCCCAACTGTCTCCCTAGTGGATACTACATTGGTGGAAGTCGTCACAGCCACCACAGCAGGTGAACTAGAAGGAAGGGGAACCATTGACATCAGCGGTGCTGGAGAAACATCTGGGCTGCCCTTCAGTGAGTTGGACATTAGTGGAGGAGCAAGCGGACTCTCTTCAGGAGCTGAACTCAGTGGCCAAGCATCTGGGTCTCCTGACATCAGTGGGGAAACCTCTGGACTCTTTGGTGTCAGTGGACAGCCCTCAGGGTTTCCTGACATTAGTGGGGAAACTTCCGGGCTTCTTGAGGTCAGTGGGCAGCCATCAGGGTTTTATGGAGAAATATCTGGCGTGACTGAGCTTAGCGGACTGGCCTCTGGACAACCAGAAATCAGTGGAGAAGCTTCTGGAATTCTTTCTGGCCTTGGTCCACCATTCGGCATAACCGACCTGAGCGGAGAAGCACCCGGGATCCCTGATCTCAGTGGGCAAATATCAGGTTTGCCAGAGTTCAGTGGGACAACATCCGGGATCCCTGACCTGGTTTCCAGTGCTGTGAGTGGCAGTGGTGAATCTTCTGGCATTACGTTCGTGGACACCAGTTTGGTTGAAGTGACCCCAACgacatttaaagaagaagaagGCTTAGGATCTGTGGAACTCAGTGGCCTCCCTTCAGGAGAGGTGGGTGTCTCAGGCACATCTGGGCTAGCGGATGTCAGTGGACTGTCTTCTGGAGCAATTGACTCCAGTGGGTTTAcgtcccagcctccagaattcaGTGGCCTGCCAAGCGGAATAACTGAGGTCAGTGGAGAAGCCTCCAGAGCTGAAAGTGGGAGCAGCCTGCCCTCCGGAGCATATGACAGCAGTGGACTTCCGTCTGGTTTCCCCACTGTCTCTTTTGTAGACAGGACTTTGGTGGAATCTGTAACCCAGGCTCCAACTGCTCAAGAAGCAGGAGAAGGGCCTTCAGGCATTCTGGAACTTAGCGGTGCGCCTTCTGGAGCACCAGACATGTCTGGAGACCATTTGGGATCTTTGGACCAAAGTGGGCTTCAGTCTGGACTAGTGGAGCCCAGTGGGGAGCCCGCAAGTACTCCATATTTTAGTGGGGACTTTTCTGGCACCACTGATGTAAGTGGGGAATCCTCTGCAGCCACGAGCACCAGTGGGGAGGCCTCCGGACTTCCAGAAGTTACGTTAATCACATCTGAGTTGGTGGAGGGAGTTACTGAACCAACCGTTTCCCAGGAACTGGGCCAGAGACCCCCCGTAACATACACCCCCCAGCTTTTTGAATCCAGTGGTGAAGCCTCTGCGTCTGGGGATGTGCCAAGGTTCCCTGGATCGGGGGTAGAAGTGTCATCAGTCCCAGAATCCAGCGGTGAGACGTCAGCCTATCCCGAGGCTGAGGTGGGAGCATCTGCTGCCCCTGAGGCAAGCGGAGGAGCTTCCGGGTCCCCTAACCTGAGTGAAACCACCTCCACCTTCCATGAAGCTGATCTGGAGGGAACCTCAGGCCTGGGAGTGAGTGGCAGCCCCTCAGCCTTTCCAGAAGGCCCCACGGAGGGCTTGGCCACCCCGGAAGTGAGTGGAGAGTCAACCACTGCCTTTGACGTGAGCGTAGAGGCATCAGGCTCACCTTCTGCCACTCCCCTGGCTTCTGGAGACAGGACTGACACCAGCGGAGACCTGTCTGGCCACACCTCGGGGCTGGATATTGTCATCAGCACCACCATCCCAGAATCCGAGTGGACTCAGCAGACCCAGCGCCCTGCAGAGGCGCGTCTAGAAATCGAATCCTCAAGCCCTGTGCACTCAGGAGAAGAGAGCCAAACAGCCGACACAGCCACCTCCCCGACTGATGCTTCTATCCCAGCCTCCGCAGGAGGGACAGATGATTCAGAGGCAACCACAACAG ACATTGACGAGTGCCTCTCAAGCCCTTGTCTGAATGGAGCCACCTGCGTGGATGCCATCGACTCTTTCACATGCTTATGCCTTCCCAGCTACCAAGGGGACGTGTGTGAGATTG ACCAGAAGCTGTGCGAGGAGGGCTGGACCAAGTTCCAGGGCCACTGTTACCGCCACTTCCCCGACCGGGCAACCTGGGTGGACGCTGAGAGCCAGTGCCGGAAGCAGCAGTCACACCTGAGCAGCATCGTCACCCCCGAGGAGCAGGAGTTTGTCAACA ACAATGCCCAGGACTACCAGTGGATCGGCCTGAACGACAAGACCATCGAAGGGGACTTCCGCTGGTCAGATGGACACTCCTTG CAATTTGAGAACTGGCGCCCCAACCAGCCTGACAACTTCTTTGCCACTGGGGAGGACTGCGTGGTGATGATCTGGCATGAGAAGGGCGAGTGGAACGATGTCCCATGTAATTACCAGCTACCCTTCACCTGTAAAAAGGGCACAG TGGCCTGCGGAGAGCCCCCCGTGGTGGAGCATGCCAGAATCTTCGGACAGAAGAAGGATCGATACGAGATCAATGCCCTGGTGCGGTACCAGTGCACCGAGGGCTTCATCCAGCGCCATGTACCCACCATCCGGTGCCAGCCCAGCGGGCACTGGGAGGAGCCTCGGATCACCTGCACAGACC CCGCTACCTACAAGCGCAGACTACAGAAGCGGAGCTCACGGCCCCTGAGGAGGAGCCACCCCAGCACGGCCCACTGA